The genomic region AACAGCCAACGAACACACTCCAGGCAGCGCAGATGTTGCAAACGGCGCCGAGTCTGTCGGGATCATGTACACGCACAGGCTGCACCTGGCGACGAACGATGGTCGCCCGGGTGAACAATCCTCAGACTGATCTCCCAGCGTCGGTCAAAGCGGTCCAACAGGCATCTCAGCTCTCAACGACCGGCGGCGAGGGCTGACGAGACGACCGCACGGCGGCAGCGCGACGGACGGCAGCGTGGGCGGCGCGCGTCCGGCAGCTGCCGGCCCAGCCGGAAGCGCTACCCGAGCTTGGCCACCGTGAGCAGCACCACGGCGTCCTCGTGGGCGACCAGGCGGTGCCGCTCCTGCGGCACGATGAGCAGGTCACCCTGGCGTCCGGTCCAACTCGCCGCGGAGCCGAACAGCTCGACCCGTCCGCGCAGCACCAGCATCGAGGCCTGCCCCGGGTTCTCGTGCTCGCTCAGCTCGACGTCGGCGCGGAGTGCGATGATCGTCTGCCGGAGCGTCCGCTCGTGCCCGCCGAAGATGGTCTCCGCGCTGCGACCGGAGCCCGACGCCGCGGCCCGCTCGCCGTGCTCGCGGGCCAGCGCGTCCAGACTGTACTTCTGCACCTGTCGCCCACCTGCCCGTCCCACCGAACGACGCCGGGCGCAACGGCGAGAGCCCAGGAGTCCCACCCGGCAGCCGGCCCAGACAGGGCGACGATACCCGTCCTGGGTCGTCGGCAGGCGCGGGTCGGCGGAACCTATCCGCGCAGGCGCAGCACCAGGGAGACACCCAGCCACGCCACCATGACCAGCTTGACCGCCTCCAGGGCGATGTAGACCAGGTGCAGGTGGGAGGCGGCCGGCTGCCCGCCGGCGATGATCTCCTGCGCCCGCCCGTCGAGCAGGGGTCGCAGGACGAAGGCCTGCGTCAGCAGCATCGCCGCGGTGACCGCGAGGAGCGTCCAGCGGGCGGCCCCGGCCGAGGCCCCGACCAGGGCCAGGGTCAGCAGGAGCAGCAGCGTCAGCTCCGCCAGGTTGAGCGCCCTGAACACCAGCCGTCCGATGCCGAGCCCGAGCGCCCGGGTGATGCCGGGCGCGCGGAACTTCAGCGGCGCCTCGATCAGCGAGATGGCCGCCACCATCCCGAACCAGATGAAGGGGATCGCGACTTGGCCCACGATCCGTAGCCTGTCCACCACTGCCTCCCTACGACGCTGAGACGGTAGCCACGCACACCCCGGGGGAGGCGAAGGGCACGAGGCCGACCGGGACGGCGCCGTCCGGTGCCACCTGGTCGGCGATGCCGCCGAGCAGACCGCGGTGGACCTCGCACACGACGCCGGGATATCGCCGCGCGAGGTCGAGGAACGGGCAGGAGCGCAGCTCGATCCGCTGCCCCTGCGGCGTACCCGCGCGGACCGGGTCAAAGCCGAGCTCGGTGAAGAGGGCGGTGGCCCGCCGGGCGATCCGCTCCACCCGGCCGGCGGCCGACGCCTCCGCGTCCCGCGTCGAGGCGCCCGCCGTTGACGGGTCCGCCGTCGAACGGTCCGGCGCCGCCGCGTCGAGGCTCCGGATGCTGGGCGCTGAGGCGAGCCAGGCTCGACCGGCCTGCTGTGCCGCCAGCGCGGCCGGCGGTGCGACCGACGGTCGGTCGAGGTGGGCGGCGAGGATCTCCGCGAGCAACTGGTAGCGGTCGCTAGCTGGCGCCGGCGTGCTGCTGACGTAGACGGCCTGGGGCCGACCGGGTCCGCCGCGGGGGCGCTGAGTGCGTCGCACATACCCGGCGTCGGCGAGCACGTCCAGGTGGAAACGGACGGTGTTGGGGTGCAGGCCGGTCTCGCCGGCCAGCGACACCACGTCCAGCGGTGTCCGAGCCGAGCGGAGCACCTCGAGGATGCGGCGTCGGCTGGGCACGGCGAGTGCGCCGTAGCTCACCTGGTCGGTCATGCCCCCAATATATACGATGACCATCGGAGAAAAGGAGGCTGCCCATGCGCCGTGACATCGCCGACCGCGCCGACCTGGTTCTGGTGATCAGTGACTTCTACGCGCGGGCGTTCGCCGACGGCCTCCTCGGCCACATCTTCGTGGAGGTCGCGAAGATGGACCTGGCGGCGCACCTGCCGATCATGTGCGACTTCTGGGAGACCGTGCTGTTCCGCACCGGCGGCTACCGGCGCAACGCCCTGGCGCTCCACGTCGACCTGCACCGTGTCGCCCCGCTCGAGCCCGAACACTTCGCCCGCTGGCTCCAGCTCTGGCGGGCCACGATCGACGACCGGCACGAGGGCCCGCACGCCGAGCGGGCCAAGATCCAGGCGGAACGGATCGCCTGGTCGATGCAGCGCCGGCTGGCCCGGGGCACCGGCAGCGAACACGTCACCATCCGGCAGCGGGGTCCGGCACAACACTGACCCGCCAGCCGCGTCGGCCAACCCGCAGTGAAAGCCGTACCCGGCGAGCTGTCACAGGGCCGAGGGCTGCCCTGTCTTGGCTGTCGACCGGATGTCATCCGGCGCCCCGGCCAACAGGAAGGCCTGTCATGAAGATCGTGGTAATCGGCGGTACCGGACTCATCGGGTCGAAGCTCGTGACGAAGCTTGGCGAGCACGGCCATGAGGTGGTGGCGGCGTCACCGAACACCGGTGTCAACACCCTCACCGGCGAAGGGCTTGCGGAGGCGTTGGCAGGCGCAGCTGTAGTGATCGACGTGTCAAACTCCCCGTCCTTCGAGGACGCCGCTGTGCTGGAGTTCTTCGAGACCTCCACCCGGAACCTGCTCGCGGCGGAGGCGGCGGCCGGCGTGGGCCACCATGTCGCGCTGTCGGTGGTGGGGACCGAG from Micromonospora sp. WMMD812 harbors:
- a CDS encoding cupin domain-containing protein, translated to MQKYSLDALAREHGERAAASGSGRSAETIFGGHERTLRQTIIALRADVELSEHENPGQASMLVLRGRVELFGSAASWTGRQGDLLIVPQERHRLVAHEDAVVLLTVAKLG
- a CDS encoding helix-turn-helix domain-containing protein; protein product: MTDQVSYGALAVPSRRRILEVLRSARTPLDVVSLAGETGLHPNTVRFHLDVLADAGYVRRTQRPRGGPGRPQAVYVSSTPAPASDRYQLLAEILAAHLDRPSVAPPAALAAQQAGRAWLASAPSIRSLDAAAPDRSTADPSTAGASTRDAEASAAGRVERIARRATALFTELGFDPVRAGTPQGQRIELRSCPFLDLARRYPGVVCEVHRGLLGGIADQVAPDGAVPVGLVPFASPGVCVATVSAS
- a CDS encoding group III truncated hemoglobin, whose protein sequence is MRRDIADRADLVLVISDFYARAFADGLLGHIFVEVAKMDLAAHLPIMCDFWETVLFRTGGYRRNALALHVDLHRVAPLEPEHFARWLQLWRATIDDRHEGPHAERAKIQAERIAWSMQRRLARGTGSEHVTIRQRGPAQH